In Pelosinus sp. UFO1, one genomic interval encodes:
- the cydB gene encoding cytochrome d ubiquinol oxidase subunit II has protein sequence MELNVLWFILVGVLFTGFFFLEGFDYGVGMLLPFLGKDDVERRMIINTIGPVWDGNEVWMITAGGAMFAAFPHVYATMFSGFYMALFVMLMALIVRGVAFEFRSKDENPQWRSTWDWMIFIGSALPALLWGVAVTNLIQGVPINAKMQYAGTFFDLLSPYTLVGGVAFLLVFLFHGALFLTLKIEGPIIERARKAAVTIGILAAVAFLSLVGLTYTNTDLFKSGLASITLWGAVVVFVLGYALAWIKKYGWAFAMSGLAIVFTTIAFFSGLFPRIMVSSLNPSWSLTIHNASSSAYTLKIMTFAALILVPIVLAYQGWTYWVFRKRVTAKDLEY, from the coding sequence ATGGAACTAAATGTATTATGGTTTATTTTGGTTGGTGTTTTATTTACCGGTTTCTTTTTCTTAGAAGGATTTGATTATGGTGTTGGAATGTTATTGCCTTTCTTAGGCAAGGATGATGTAGAACGACGGATGATTATAAATACCATTGGGCCGGTTTGGGACGGAAATGAGGTTTGGATGATTACTGCAGGGGGGGCCATGTTTGCGGCGTTCCCACATGTATATGCAACTATGTTTAGCGGTTTTTACATGGCATTGTTTGTAATGCTTATGGCTTTGATTGTGCGGGGAGTGGCTTTTGAATTTCGGAGCAAAGACGAAAACCCTCAATGGCGTAGCACTTGGGATTGGATGATCTTTATTGGTAGTGCTCTACCAGCACTGCTTTGGGGCGTAGCTGTTACCAACCTGATTCAAGGCGTTCCTATTAATGCTAAGATGCAGTATGCTGGAACCTTCTTTGATTTATTAAGCCCTTACACTTTAGTAGGTGGGGTTGCCTTTTTACTCGTGTTTTTATTCCATGGGGCTTTGTTCTTAACCCTTAAGATTGAAGGGCCAATCATTGAACGTGCACGAAAAGCAGCTGTAACGATTGGAATTCTTGCTGCCGTAGCCTTCTTAAGCCTCGTAGGGTTAACGTATACGAACACAGATTTATTCAAAAGTGGATTAGCTAGTATTACCTTGTGGGGAGCAGTTGTAGTTTTTGTTCTGGGATATGCTTTAGCATGGATAAAAAAATACGGATGGGCCTTTGCTATGAGCGGGTTGGCCATTGTTTTCACAACAATCGCCTTTTTCAGTGGTTTATTCCCTCGGATTATGGTCTCTAGTTTAAATCCGTCATGGAGTTTAACGATCCACAATGCATCCTCTAGTGCCTACACTTTAAAAATAATGACATTTGCGGCGCTAATCTTAGTGCCCATAGTGCTAGCTTACCAGGGCTGGACCTACTGGGTATTTCGAAAACGCGTTACTGCTAAAGACTTAGAATATTAA
- a CDS encoding cytochrome ubiquinol oxidase subunit I, translating into MDALLLARWQFAMTTVYHFLFVPLTLGLSVLVAVMETLYVQTGNEMYKKMTMFWGKLFLVNFSMGVVTGIVQEFHFGMNWAEYSRFMGDIFGAPLALEALTAFFIESTFLGLWIFGWERLSKRVHLACIWLVAFASNLSAFWILVANSFMQSPVGYALQNGRAEMTDFLAVITNPYVWGQFPHTVLGGLVTAGVFVTAISAYYLLKQRHLPIFRMSIKVGLACMLVSTLLVMGTGHLQAQYLAKKQPMKMAAMEALWESADPAPFAIAVVVDEANKKNSFEIGIPKVLSLLAYDKPEGEIKGINELQAAAEMKYGPGNYTPSITQSFWTFRIMVLSGLWMMLLAVISIFLLYKERLEENGTVLKLLLWSLPVPYIANSTGWILTEGGRQPWIVVGLQKVSQAVSTNVTSTEVWISLIGFTVIYGVLAIAAIYLVRKFILEGPVEHKPVLGVLTKNKEATLWN; encoded by the coding sequence ATGGATGCTTTGCTTTTAGCACGATGGCAATTTGCAATGACAACGGTATACCACTTTTTATTTGTACCGCTGACATTAGGCTTGTCAGTTCTAGTAGCGGTCATGGAAACCTTGTATGTTCAGACAGGAAATGAAATGTATAAAAAGATGACCATGTTTTGGGGGAAGTTGTTTTTAGTTAACTTTTCCATGGGTGTGGTAACTGGGATTGTTCAGGAATTTCACTTTGGTATGAACTGGGCCGAATACTCTCGTTTTATGGGGGATATTTTTGGAGCGCCTTTAGCATTAGAAGCCTTGACAGCCTTTTTCATAGAATCAACTTTTCTCGGATTATGGATTTTTGGCTGGGAGCGATTATCGAAGAGAGTGCATTTAGCTTGTATTTGGTTAGTCGCATTTGCTAGCAATTTATCTGCTTTTTGGATTTTAGTCGCCAATTCCTTTATGCAGTCTCCTGTAGGATATGCCTTACAAAATGGACGGGCAGAAATGACTGACTTTTTAGCGGTAATTACGAATCCTTATGTCTGGGGGCAATTTCCACATACTGTTTTAGGCGGACTTGTGACAGCGGGTGTATTTGTGACAGCGATTAGTGCTTATTATTTATTAAAACAACGTCATTTACCCATCTTTCGTATGTCGATTAAAGTGGGTTTAGCATGCATGTTAGTAAGCACTTTATTGGTAATGGGTACAGGACATTTGCAAGCTCAATACTTAGCTAAAAAACAACCAATGAAAATGGCTGCCATGGAAGCCCTATGGGAATCGGCAGATCCTGCTCCTTTTGCCATTGCAGTAGTGGTGGATGAAGCAAATAAAAAGAATTCCTTTGAAATCGGTATTCCCAAGGTGCTATCTTTATTGGCCTATGATAAGCCAGAGGGAGAAATAAAGGGCATTAATGAACTACAAGCTGCAGCAGAAATGAAATATGGGCCAGGCAATTATACTCCATCCATTACACAGTCCTTTTGGACCTTTAGAATCATGGTTTTGTCGGGTTTATGGATGATGTTATTAGCGGTTATCAGTATATTCTTATTGTATAAAGAGCGATTAGAGGAGAATGGGACCGTTCTTAAGTTGTTACTCTGGAGCTTACCCGTGCCTTATATTGCAAACTCAACTGGGTGGATATTAACAGAAGGGGGACGTCAGCCCTGGATCGTTGTAGGTTTACAGAAGGTTAGTCAGGCTGTCTCTACCAACGTAACAAGCACGGAAGTTTGGATTTCTTTGATTGGTTTTACGGTAATATACGGTGTACTGGCGATAGCAGCTATTTATTTAGTGCGGAAGTTTATTTTAGAGGGACCTGTGGAGCATAAGCCGGTTCTAGGTGTGCTGACTAAGAATAAGGAGGCGACATTATGGAACTAA
- a CDS encoding Rrf2 family transcriptional regulator has protein sequence MQFNQATDYAFRVIIHLTELPEGKLANGQTIAEQQNIPLGFLQKIMRSLSRGGLVKSYRGVDGGFVLAKPAKEISLLDVIQAMEGPIDLQRCLKEDASCTKGCESKCLVHTSLAVIQQDFVKSLERVKFDRLVEKNNREG, from the coding sequence GTGCAGTTTAACCAAGCGACGGATTACGCATTTCGGGTCATTATACATCTAACGGAATTACCAGAAGGAAAGCTAGCAAACGGTCAGACCATTGCTGAGCAGCAGAATATACCTCTAGGATTTTTGCAGAAAATCATGCGATCCTTAAGTAGGGGAGGGTTGGTAAAATCCTATCGGGGGGTAGATGGTGGTTTTGTGCTGGCAAAGCCTGCAAAAGAGATTAGTCTGTTAGATGTGATTCAGGCGATGGAAGGCCCGATTGATTTACAACGATGTTTGAAGGAAGATGCTTCCTGTACTAAAGGCTGTGAATCGAAATGCCTAGTACATACATCGTTGGCTGTTATTCAACAGGATTTTGTGAAGTCCCTAGAAAGGGTTAAGTTTGATCGGTTAGTAGAAAAAAATAATAGAGAAGGGTAG
- a CDS encoding bifunctional glycogen debranching protein GlgX/4-alpha-glucanotransferase, whose protein sequence is MKQDSMSHDSQLESFRSPFGAVCCNEKIFLHLIVKEDVEPDNVVFRLWQEGLGEKKIIMEPRERTDLGRHYHVEMSAPSFPCILWYYFIVTLQGQLYYYGNNPEGLGGLGQIYEGEPPAYQITIYKTGSVTPDWFKESVMYQIFPDRFYQELEAGMVLSAPKGSVIHAHWDNNPYYIRDADTGRIVSYDFFGGNLQGVIAKLSYLKELGISVIYFNPIFSSGSNHRYDTGDYKKVDPMLGDNKIFSQLCSKAKEYGIEIILDGVFSHTGSDSVYFNREGNYPGLGAYQSKESPYYNWYRFTKYPNQYEAWWGIDTMPNVEEHEPSYIDFIIEGQDSVIKHWLQLGAKGWRLDVADELPDEFIKKIYKTMKELDKESVLIGEVWEDASHKQSYGKLREYLQGEELDSVMNYPFRAIVLDFMLGVIDAFAVHHLFMSLAENYPSHNFYAMMNLIGSHDVPRILTLLGEAPPSNSLTIAEQAKYRLPLEKQPLAIARLKLLVLWQITFPGVPCIYYGDEVGVEGHKDPFNRRTYPWGQENTEILDWYKRIIALRNRYDIFKLGEWISLPLGKKSYGYIRRISNGKNVFGKEGQDNTALVLLNGSVDQTAHIEIPIQQWCHGSMIDLLNENQEVPIVDGTVRICLQPLEGKVLLQAEQNCFPRQAGVLLHPTSLPSNYGIGDLGNDAYDFIDFLHESKQSLWQILPLNPVGDSHSPYQCPSAFAGNPLLISLEKLIENGLLSTHDLKDCPIFDKEQVEFEKVKTYKEQKLRKAFGNFRQQGQPLAYEKFTRLQTTWLTDYALFMALKNHFNEKPWHMWPTAIASREPIAVLEYKELLADEIAYHSFLQFIFFSQWQALKQYAAVKNVKIIGDIPIFVAHDSSDIWANQKLFDLDESGKPKTVAGVPPDYFSKTGQLWGNPHYRWEEMAKDDYYWWQQRIKVLLTLVDIVRVDHFRGFESFWEVSAEEETAEKGQWRKGPGARFFYVLEKKLGKLPIIVEDLGIITSEVEALRNELGFPGIKVLHFSFSFDKKGKCITYSCKKNTAVYTGTHDNDTTVSWYRNLLVEDPKLATCVQEQVGIQGLEENEIHWKCIEFVYRGNANTVIVPLQDIMGLPGQARMNFPGTMGGSNWAWRYHKEMLTKKITDKLATLVDQYNR, encoded by the coding sequence ATGAAACAAGACTCTATGAGTCATGACTCTCAATTAGAAAGTTTTCGCAGTCCCTTTGGGGCTGTTTGTTGTAATGAGAAAATATTTCTGCATTTAATAGTGAAGGAAGATGTTGAGCCAGATAACGTTGTGTTTCGCTTATGGCAAGAGGGTCTTGGCGAAAAAAAAATAATTATGGAGCCACGGGAAAGGACAGATCTAGGTAGGCACTATCATGTAGAAATGAGTGCACCTTCATTCCCTTGTATTTTGTGGTACTATTTTATAGTTACCCTACAAGGCCAACTATATTATTATGGAAACAATCCAGAGGGACTAGGGGGCTTAGGACAGATATACGAAGGAGAGCCCCCCGCTTATCAAATTACAATATACAAGACAGGATCTGTTACACCTGATTGGTTTAAAGAATCGGTAATGTATCAGATTTTTCCTGATCGCTTTTATCAGGAATTAGAAGCTGGAATGGTTTTGTCTGCTCCTAAGGGTAGCGTGATCCATGCCCATTGGGATAATAATCCTTATTACATTCGCGATGCAGATACAGGAAGAATTGTATCTTACGATTTTTTTGGTGGAAACTTACAGGGAGTCATTGCAAAACTGTCATATTTAAAGGAATTAGGTATCAGTGTAATCTATTTTAATCCTATCTTTTCATCCGGGAGTAATCATCGCTATGATACAGGTGATTATAAAAAAGTAGATCCGATGCTTGGCGATAACAAAATTTTTTCCCAGTTGTGCAGCAAGGCAAAAGAATATGGAATTGAGATTATCTTAGATGGCGTCTTCAGTCATACAGGCAGTGATAGTGTTTATTTCAATCGAGAAGGAAACTATCCGGGACTAGGTGCTTATCAGTCAAAGGAATCTCCCTATTATAATTGGTATCGTTTTACTAAATATCCCAATCAGTATGAAGCTTGGTGGGGAATTGACACAATGCCCAATGTGGAAGAGCATGAACCTTCCTATATTGACTTCATTATTGAAGGACAAGATAGTGTAATCAAACATTGGTTACAACTTGGGGCAAAAGGCTGGCGGCTGGATGTAGCGGATGAACTGCCAGATGAATTTATCAAAAAGATATACAAAACAATGAAAGAGTTGGATAAAGAAAGTGTATTGATTGGAGAGGTTTGGGAAGATGCCTCTCACAAACAAAGTTATGGCAAGCTTAGAGAATACTTACAAGGTGAGGAATTGGATTCTGTAATGAACTATCCTTTTCGTGCAATTGTATTGGACTTTATGCTAGGAGTTATTGATGCTTTTGCAGTTCATCACTTATTTATGAGCTTGGCAGAAAACTATCCTAGCCATAACTTTTATGCCATGATGAACTTAATTGGTAGCCATGATGTACCTCGCATATTGACCTTACTGGGAGAAGCCCCTCCTTCAAACAGCCTAACCATTGCTGAACAGGCTAAATACCGTTTGCCTCTTGAAAAGCAGCCCTTGGCAATCGCTAGATTAAAACTTCTCGTTTTATGGCAAATTACATTTCCTGGCGTACCTTGTATTTATTACGGTGATGAGGTTGGTGTAGAAGGCCATAAAGATCCCTTTAATCGCAGGACGTATCCTTGGGGGCAAGAAAATACGGAAATTCTTGATTGGTACAAAAGAATCATTGCTCTTCGCAATCGCTATGATATTTTCAAATTAGGAGAGTGGATTTCTTTACCCTTAGGGAAGAAATCGTATGGTTATATTCGGAGAATTAGTAATGGTAAGAATGTTTTTGGCAAAGAAGGGCAAGACAATACGGCGCTTGTGTTATTGAATGGAAGTGTTGATCAAACGGCTCATATAGAAATTCCAATTCAGCAGTGGTGTCATGGAAGCATGATAGATCTTTTAAACGAAAACCAAGAGGTCCCAATTGTAGATGGAACGGTAAGAATTTGTTTACAACCTCTTGAAGGCAAAGTGTTACTACAAGCTGAGCAAAATTGTTTTCCACGGCAGGCGGGGGTGCTGCTCCACCCAACCTCTTTGCCTTCTAACTACGGTATAGGGGATTTAGGGAATGACGCTTACGACTTTATTGATTTTTTGCATGAAAGCAAGCAATCATTGTGGCAAATACTACCGCTTAATCCAGTTGGGGATAGCCATTCCCCTTACCAATGCCCCTCTGCTTTTGCGGGAAATCCACTACTTATTTCTTTAGAAAAATTGATCGAAAATGGGCTGCTTTCTACCCATGATTTGAAAGACTGCCCTATATTTGATAAGGAGCAAGTAGAATTTGAAAAAGTAAAAACATATAAGGAACAAAAGTTACGTAAGGCTTTTGGGAACTTTAGACAGCAGGGGCAGCCTTTAGCTTATGAAAAGTTTACTAGGCTACAGACTACGTGGCTTACTGACTATGCTCTATTTATGGCATTGAAAAATCATTTTAATGAGAAACCCTGGCATATGTGGCCTACTGCTATTGCATCAAGAGAACCAATAGCAGTATTAGAATATAAAGAGTTATTGGCAGACGAAATTGCCTATCATAGTTTTCTGCAGTTTATTTTCTTTAGTCAGTGGCAAGCTTTAAAACAATATGCAGCTGTAAAAAATGTGAAAATTATCGGAGATATACCTATTTTTGTTGCTCATGATAGCAGTGACATTTGGGCAAATCAGAAGCTTTTTGATCTAGACGAAAGTGGAAAACCAAAAACTGTAGCTGGCGTTCCCCCTGATTATTTTAGTAAGACAGGTCAGTTATGGGGAAATCCTCATTATCGATGGGAGGAAATGGCTAAGGATGATTATTATTGGTGGCAGCAGAGGATAAAAGTACTCCTCACCTTAGTTGATATAGTCAGGGTAGATCATTTTCGTGGTTTTGAATCTTTTTGGGAGGTTTCGGCTGAGGAGGAGACGGCGGAAAAAGGACAGTGGCGTAAAGGGCCTGGAGCACGTTTCTTTTATGTTTTGGAAAAAAAGCTAGGTAAGCTGCCAATTATTGTCGAAGATTTGGGCATTATTACATCCGAAGTAGAAGCGTTGAGAAATGAGCTTGGATTCCCCGGAATCAAGGTATTGCACTTTTCTTTTTCGTTTGATAAAAAGGGAAAATGTATAACTTACAGTTGCAAGAAAAATACGGCTGTATATACAGGAACACATGATAATGATACAACGGTAAGCTGGTATAGGAATCTCTTGGTGGAAGATCCTAAGCTAGCTACTTGTGTACAAGAGCAGGTTGGCATTCAGGGGTTAGAGGAAAATGAAATTCACTGGAAGTGTATCGAGTTTGTTTATCGGGGTAATGCCAATACAGTTATTGTGCCACTACAAGACATTATGGGCCTTCCTGGCCAAGCTAGAATGAATTTCCCCGGTACAATGGGGGGCAGTAATTGGGCCTGGCGATATCATAAAGAGATGCTAACAAAAAAGATAACTGATAAATTGGCAACACTTGTTGATCAGTATAATCGGTAG